One Qipengyuania gaetbuli genomic region harbors:
- a CDS encoding beta-propeller fold lactonase family protein yields MRTLALLGLSVAACAPVAGEAPSAPAPAGVSGALFVAGKFENRLAKVDLATGEQVVSVESCANPHELATSPDDRYVALACYGGTTVDIFRTSDLGLVASHDLGPNARPHGIVWHSNGHIYVTAEGQQAVHVLFNPHKGKSDVSLSFATGKRGSHMLAVSPAADAVWTTDLGSRTVTRVSLRGEGAPLSVEVGEEPEGIALSPDGKTLWVSARGSDKAFALDPQTMEIRQEVATGDFPLRIAIRPQGDFAVTSDLADGGLTVIDLASGKAVRSIAVSSREEAEAKTQVTILWSPDGKRIYVAETTANTIAEVDFATGRVLRRLPGEGGGDGMAVIQ; encoded by the coding sequence ATGCGGACACTCGCTCTCCTCGGTCTTTCGGTCGCGGCCTGCGCGCCGGTAGCCGGGGAGGCGCCGTCCGCGCCGGCTCCGGCAGGCGTGTCGGGCGCGCTGTTCGTGGCGGGCAAGTTCGAGAACCGGCTCGCCAAGGTCGATCTGGCCACGGGCGAGCAGGTTGTCTCGGTCGAAAGCTGCGCCAACCCGCATGAACTCGCGACCTCGCCGGACGACCGCTACGTCGCGCTCGCCTGCTATGGCGGGACGACGGTCGATATTTTCCGCACGTCGGACCTCGGGCTGGTCGCCAGCCACGATCTCGGGCCGAATGCACGCCCGCACGGGATCGTCTGGCACTCCAACGGGCACATTTATGTCACTGCCGAGGGCCAGCAGGCGGTCCACGTGCTGTTCAATCCCCACAAGGGGAAAAGCGACGTGAGCCTCTCGTTCGCCACCGGCAAGCGGGGCAGCCACATGCTGGCGGTCTCGCCTGCGGCCGATGCCGTCTGGACCACCGATCTCGGGTCGCGCACCGTAACCCGCGTTTCGCTGCGGGGTGAAGGAGCGCCGCTGTCGGTTGAAGTGGGCGAAGAGCCGGAAGGCATCGCTCTCAGCCCCGACGGAAAGACGTTGTGGGTTTCGGCCCGCGGTTCGGACAAGGCCTTTGCGCTCGATCCGCAGACCATGGAAATCCGGCAGGAAGTCGCCACGGGCGATTTTCCCCTGCGCATCGCGATCCGCCCGCAGGGCGATTTCGCAGTTACCAGCGACCTTGCGGATGGCGGCCTGACAGTCATCGATCTTGCCAGCGGCAAGGCCGTGCGCAGCATTGCCGTGTCCAGCCGCGAGGAAGCCGAAGCGAAGACGCAGGTGACCATCCTCTGGTCGCCCGATGGCAAGCGCATCTACGTGGCGGAGACCACCGCGAACACCATCGCGGAAGTCGATTTCGCAACCGGCAGGGTGCTACGCAGGCTCCCGGGCGAAGGCGGAGGTGATGGAATGGCGGTTATCCAGTGA
- a CDS encoding HlyD family secretion protein yields MAEADPEISLENSRPADGATMTSEPARKRQWSRVVLMLSVPLALLVAGAFYWLSLQGKVTTDNAYVQQDKVSVSALVGGEITEVLVGEGDSVKEGDLLFRIDAEPYRLQIQQANAAIASAQANVTALANSSDLSGTDISAAREDIAFAQANFDRQDALFQRGFLTKADHDAAQHRLNQAREALRQAQARQQAARAKLATGAAVPGENPQVAAGKAQRAVAELALRRTEVRAPSAGRVAQAERLQLGQQVVQGLPVLTLIEDGSSYVEANFKETDLADMHIGQPAEVHFDAYPGLVLKGHVESIGAGTGSEFSVIPAQNATGNWVKVTQRVPVRIAIDEKSPRPLIAGLSTEVTVFTDGKKH; encoded by the coding sequence ATGGCTGAAGCCGATCCCGAAATCAGTCTCGAGAATTCCCGCCCGGCGGATGGGGCCACGATGACCAGCGAGCCTGCACGCAAGCGCCAATGGAGCCGCGTGGTGCTGATGCTCAGCGTCCCCCTCGCCCTGCTTGTCGCCGGCGCTTTCTACTGGCTGTCGCTGCAAGGCAAGGTCACCACCGACAACGCCTATGTCCAGCAGGACAAGGTGTCGGTCAGCGCGCTGGTGGGCGGAGAAATCACCGAGGTGCTCGTCGGCGAAGGCGACAGCGTGAAGGAAGGCGATTTGCTGTTCCGGATCGATGCGGAGCCTTACCGCTTGCAGATCCAGCAGGCGAATGCGGCAATCGCTTCGGCGCAGGCCAATGTCACCGCCCTGGCCAATTCGTCGGACCTGTCGGGCACGGACATCAGTGCAGCGCGCGAGGATATCGCTTTTGCGCAAGCCAATTTCGACCGGCAGGACGCGCTCTTCCAGCGCGGCTTCCTGACCAAGGCCGATCACGATGCGGCCCAGCACCGTCTCAACCAGGCGCGCGAGGCGCTGCGGCAGGCGCAGGCCCGCCAGCAGGCCGCCCGTGCCAAGCTGGCCACCGGTGCCGCCGTTCCGGGCGAGAACCCGCAGGTCGCGGCCGGCAAGGCCCAGCGCGCGGTCGCCGAACTGGCGCTCCGCCGGACCGAAGTGCGCGCCCCGTCGGCTGGCCGCGTGGCGCAGGCCGAGCGGCTCCAGCTTGGCCAGCAGGTCGTGCAAGGGCTTCCCGTACTCACTCTGATCGAGGACGGCAGTTCCTATGTGGAAGCCAACTTCAAGGAAACCGACCTTGCCGACATGCATATCGGCCAGCCGGCGGAAGTGCATTTCGATGCCTATCCCGGCCTCGTCCTCAAGGGCCACGTAGAGTCCATTGGCGCCGGTACGGGCAGCGAGTTCTCCGTCATTCCCGCGCAGAACGCGACCGGCAACTGGGTCAAGGTGACGCAGCGCGTGCCCGTCCGCATCGCGATCGACGAAAAGAGCCCCCGCCCGCTGATCGCCGGCCTTTCGACAGAGGTGACGGTCTTCACCGACGGCAAGAAGCACTGA
- a CDS encoding SDR family NAD(P)-dependent oxidoreductase, with the protein MTEAVNRSRSIAGRIAVITGAASGMGRATALLFAKEGARVAVTDRDLAACEAVARECGNGARPYALDVADKDAIASVVSRIAADFGGIDILVNNAGVSSFCALDAGEEYEEVWHRALAVMLTAHQRTVRAALPHLRASDAPRIVNIASTEGLGATPGDTPYVAAKTGVTGLTRGLAVDLGPEGITVNCVCPGPIRTAMTQAVPEEHKETFARRRTALKRYGEPEEVAHVILSLVLPAASYITGAVIPVDGGLTARNA; encoded by the coding sequence ATGACCGAAGCCGTAAACCGCTCCCGTTCGATCGCGGGCCGCATAGCCGTAATCACCGGCGCTGCCAGTGGCATGGGGCGCGCAACCGCGCTGCTGTTCGCCAAGGAAGGCGCACGCGTCGCCGTGACGGACCGCGACCTCGCGGCCTGCGAGGCGGTGGCGCGTGAGTGCGGCAACGGGGCCAGGCCCTACGCGCTGGACGTCGCTGACAAGGACGCCATCGCCTCGGTCGTCAGCCGGATCGCTGCTGATTTCGGCGGGATCGATATCCTGGTGAACAATGCCGGCGTCTCGAGCTTCTGCGCGCTCGATGCGGGCGAGGAATACGAGGAGGTGTGGCACCGCGCGCTTGCCGTCATGCTGACTGCCCACCAACGTACCGTGCGCGCCGCCCTGCCCCATTTGCGCGCCAGCGATGCACCGCGGATCGTGAATATCGCCTCGACCGAAGGCCTCGGCGCAACCCCCGGCGACACGCCCTATGTGGCGGCGAAAACCGGCGTGACCGGCCTGACGCGCGGGTTGGCGGTCGATCTCGGGCCCGAAGGCATTACGGTCAATTGCGTGTGCCCCGGCCCCATCCGCACCGCGATGACGCAGGCCGTGCCGGAGGAACACAAGGAAACCTTCGCCCGGCGTCGCACCGCGCTAAAGCGCTATGGCGAGCCGGAAGAGGTCGCGCACGTGATCCTGTCGCTGGTGCTGCCCGCAGCGAGCTACATCACCGGAGCGGTGATACCCGTGGACGGGGGGCTCACGGCAAGGAACGCCTGA
- a CDS encoding 2-hydroxychromene-2-carboxylate isomerase encodes MTLHAELYFSFRSPYSYLSVGRYRAMAEEYDLEIALKPVYPLAIRQPDFFERNHPNWLGYTMRDMMRVAQFHGIPFGAPRPDPIVQNIMTREIAEDQPRIRRVTRMGQAAARRGKGLVFAAEAGRMIWGGQEGWDEGDHLERALEAAGLDPAEVSAEVEAEPEALDAEIAANQSSLEAAGHWGVPTLVFEGEPFFGQDRIDMVKWRMEQKGLAKR; translated from the coding sequence ATGACCCTTCACGCAGAGCTCTATTTCAGCTTCCGCTCGCCCTACAGCTACCTGTCTGTGGGCCGCTATCGCGCCATGGCGGAGGAATACGATCTCGAGATCGCCCTGAAGCCGGTCTATCCGCTGGCGATCCGCCAACCCGATTTCTTCGAGCGCAACCACCCCAACTGGCTGGGCTACACCATGCGCGACATGATGCGGGTGGCGCAGTTCCACGGCATTCCTTTCGGCGCACCCCGGCCCGATCCCATCGTGCAGAACATCATGACCCGCGAGATTGCGGAGGACCAGCCTCGTATCCGGCGCGTGACGCGCATGGGGCAGGCCGCGGCGAGGCGTGGCAAGGGCCTTGTCTTCGCTGCCGAAGCAGGCCGGATGATCTGGGGCGGACAGGAAGGCTGGGACGAAGGCGACCATCTCGAACGCGCGCTGGAAGCGGCAGGTCTCGACCCGGCAGAAGTTTCCGCCGAGGTCGAAGCCGAGCCAGAAGCGCTCGACGCCGAAATCGCAGCCAACCAGTCCAGCCTCGAGGCGGCAGGCCATTGGGGCGTGCCGACGCTGGTGTTCGAAGGCGAACCCTTCTTCGGGCAAGACCGCATCGACATGGTCAAATGGCGCATGGAGCAAAAGGGGCTCGCCAAGCGATGA
- the rimK gene encoding 30S ribosomal protein S6--L-glutamate ligase: MKIAMLARNPNLYSHQRLVEAAEARGHTLDILNTTRCTVHIASHRPQVFYNGEKVARYDAVIPRIGASITNYGLAILRQFEMQGCWPLNESVAIGRSRDKLRSMQILAKHGLGLPLTAYANDPKQAEEIIKAVKGPPVVIKLLEGTQGIGVVLAETMSSAKSVIEAFRGANVNILVQEFIKEAGGTDIRALVVGGKVVATMKRTGAADDFRSNLHRGGSAELIKITPAERATAVNAAKRMGLNVCGVDMLRSNHGPVIMEVNSSPGLEGIEKATGKDIAGMIIEFIEKSAKDGKTKTKGTG; this comes from the coding sequence ATGAAGATCGCCATGCTGGCGCGTAATCCCAATCTCTATTCGCACCAGCGCCTTGTCGAGGCAGCGGAGGCGCGCGGACACACGCTCGATATCCTCAACACCACGCGTTGCACCGTCCACATCGCGAGCCACCGGCCGCAGGTGTTCTATAATGGCGAAAAGGTCGCCCGCTACGACGCGGTGATCCCGCGCATCGGGGCCTCGATCACGAACTACGGCCTTGCGATCCTGCGTCAGTTCGAAATGCAGGGCTGCTGGCCGCTGAACGAAAGCGTCGCCATCGGCCGCAGCCGCGACAAGCTTCGCTCGATGCAGATCCTTGCCAAGCACGGCCTCGGCCTGCCGCTCACGGCCTATGCCAACGACCCCAAGCAGGCTGAAGAAATCATCAAGGCGGTGAAGGGGCCGCCGGTGGTCATCAAGCTGCTCGAAGGTACGCAGGGCATCGGCGTCGTGCTTGCCGAAACCATGTCATCGGCCAAGTCGGTGATCGAGGCTTTCCGCGGGGCCAACGTCAACATCCTGGTGCAGGAATTCATCAAGGAAGCGGGCGGCACCGACATCCGCGCGCTGGTCGTCGGCGGCAAGGTCGTCGCGACGATGAAGCGCACCGGAGCGGCCGACGATTTCCGCAGCAACCTTCACCGCGGCGGCAGCGCCGAACTCATCAAGATCACGCCGGCCGAACGCGCCACGGCGGTCAATGCGGCCAAGCGCATGGGCCTCAACGTCTGCGGCGTCGACATGCTGCGTTCGAACCACGGTCCCGTGATCATGGAAGTGAACTCCTCGCCAGGCCTCGAAGGCATCGAGAAGGCGACAGGCAAGGACATTGCCGGCATGATCATCGAGTTCATCGAGAAGAGCGCCAAGGACGGCAAGACCAAGACCAAGGGAACGGGCTGA
- a CDS encoding MarR family winged helix-turn-helix transcriptional regulator, which yields METNIGYLLSDSGRVLRRTFDERVRSLGLTAVQARLLLSLVKFPDNNQAFYADRIEVEPITLTRIVDRMEEAGWVERVADPADRRARLLHLTDKSREIVERLRAIVDGLVADMAEGLSKQEQATLANLLDRVSANLSADRTLKDVANG from the coding sequence ATGGAAACCAACATCGGCTATCTCTTGTCGGACAGCGGGCGCGTGCTTCGCCGCACCTTCGACGAACGCGTCCGCAGCCTCGGCCTCACCGCGGTGCAGGCCCGGCTGCTGCTCAGCCTCGTCAAGTTCCCGGACAACAACCAGGCTTTCTATGCCGACCGTATCGAGGTCGAACCGATCACGCTCACGCGGATCGTCGACCGGATGGAAGAAGCGGGCTGGGTCGAACGGGTCGCGGATCCGGCCGACCGTCGCGCGCGCCTCCTCCACCTCACCGACAAGAGCCGCGAGATCGTCGAGCGCCTGCGCGCCATCGTCGATGGCCTCGTGGCCGACATGGCCGAAGGGCTGAGCAAGCAGGAACAGGCGACGCTCGCCAACCTACTCGATCGGGTTTCCGCAAACCTGTCTGCCGACCGCACACTCAAGGACGTCGCAAATGGCTGA
- a CDS encoding alpha/beta fold hydrolase has protein sequence MITERFASFDGTQLALHRHGSGRPLVLLHGLFSSAQMNWIKWGHHEAIADKGYEVLMLDFRVHGESEAPREPEKYPLNVLVRDVAALVDHLGLEDYDLGGFSLGARTSLHAVAHGVLHPARLIVGGMGTAGLGEWAKRSGYFKRVIDEFENIPRGDPAYFSMQFLKSQGVDRVAARLLLDTMPDLDLGLLPNVTMPTLVVCGDEDRDNGSAPALAELLPNADYVEVPGTHMGSVTKPDLGLAMANWLGVQDG, from the coding sequence ATGATCACCGAACGCTTCGCCAGTTTCGACGGCACGCAGCTTGCGCTTCACCGGCATGGTAGCGGGCGTCCTCTGGTCCTGCTGCACGGGCTGTTTTCCAGCGCGCAGATGAACTGGATCAAGTGGGGGCACCACGAGGCCATCGCAGACAAGGGCTACGAGGTCCTGATGCTGGATTTTCGCGTACACGGCGAAAGCGAGGCCCCGCGCGAGCCGGAGAAGTACCCGCTCAACGTGCTGGTGCGCGATGTGGCGGCTCTGGTGGATCACCTGGGGCTCGAGGATTACGATCTCGGCGGGTTTTCGCTGGGTGCGCGCACCTCGCTCCACGCGGTCGCGCACGGTGTTCTGCATCCTGCACGGCTGATCGTGGGCGGGATGGGGACGGCCGGCCTTGGCGAATGGGCCAAGCGCAGCGGCTATTTCAAGCGCGTGATCGACGAGTTCGAGAATATCCCGCGCGGCGATCCGGCCTATTTCTCGATGCAGTTCCTCAAATCGCAGGGCGTGGACCGGGTGGCCGCGCGCCTGCTGCTCGACACCATGCCCGATCTCGACCTCGGCCTGCTGCCCAACGTCACCATGCCGACGCTGGTGGTCTGCGGCGACGAGGATCGCGACAACGGCTCGGCGCCTGCGCTGGCGGAATTGCTGCCCAATGCGGACTATGTCGAGGTGCCGGGCACGCACATGGGCAGTGTGACCAAGCCCGATCTCGGGTTGGCGATGGCAAACTGGCTGGGGGTACAGGATGGATAG
- a CDS encoding AMP nucleosidase, whose protein sequence is MESIDQIIDKLESVYDAAIHRLRDDVIAFGKTRELPAAERRKDGSYAYPELRLLFRGGVMPDGANRAFGRLNMPGLYATTVTRPALFRNYLREQLELIGSNYEVEVEVGSSRQEIPFPYVLDGEAGAVLAGIDPNEIARHFPSTDLADIGDELADGIELDNPDDPIPLSLFDGLRTDFSLARLAHYTGTDPQHFQRFILFTNYHRYVDEFVDWAGSQLGRNGYTALAGAGGLLLTKATDNARAQLSDTAWRRHQMPAYHLVGENGGGITLVNIGVGPSNAKTICDHLAVLRPEAWLMIGHCGGLRPSQKIGDYVLAHAYLRDDHVLDPVLPPEIPLPAIAEVQQALAGAAEEVSGEHGSDLKKRMRTGTVVTTDDRNWELRYTSSARRLSLSRAVGIDMESATIAAQGYRFRVPYGTLLCVSDKPLHGEIKLPGQANKFYEEAIAAHLQIGVTACRLLREEGPRLHSRKLRAFNEPPFR, encoded by the coding sequence ATGGAATCGATCGACCAGATCATCGACAAGCTTGAATCCGTCTACGATGCGGCCATCCACCGCCTGCGCGACGACGTGATCGCTTTCGGAAAGACCCGCGAACTGCCTGCCGCCGAACGGCGCAAGGACGGCAGCTACGCCTATCCCGAACTTCGCCTGCTGTTTCGCGGCGGTGTAATGCCCGACGGTGCCAACCGCGCCTTCGGCCGGCTCAACATGCCGGGCCTCTACGCGACCACGGTGACCCGCCCCGCCCTGTTCCGCAATTACCTGCGCGAACAGCTCGAACTGATCGGCTCGAACTACGAGGTCGAGGTCGAAGTGGGTTCCTCTCGGCAGGAAATCCCCTTCCCCTATGTCCTCGACGGCGAGGCCGGCGCGGTTCTCGCCGGGATCGACCCCAACGAGATCGCGCGCCACTTCCCCTCCACGGACCTCGCCGATATCGGCGACGAGCTGGCCGACGGTATCGAGCTCGACAATCCGGACGACCCGATCCCGCTGTCGCTGTTCGACGGATTGCGCACCGATTTCAGCCTTGCGCGACTGGCCCACTACACGGGCACCGACCCGCAGCACTTCCAGCGCTTCATCCTGTTCACCAACTACCACCGCTATGTCGACGAGTTCGTCGACTGGGCAGGCTCGCAGCTGGGCAGGAACGGTTACACCGCGCTGGCCGGTGCCGGCGGCCTGCTGTTGACCAAGGCGACCGACAATGCACGGGCGCAGCTGTCGGACACGGCATGGCGCCGCCACCAGATGCCCGCCTATCACCTCGTGGGCGAAAACGGCGGCGGGATCACGCTGGTCAATATCGGCGTCGGCCCCTCGAACGCGAAGACGATCTGCGACCACCTTGCGGTGCTGCGCCCCGAAGCCTGGCTGATGATCGGCCACTGCGGCGGTCTGCGTCCGAGCCAGAAGATCGGCGACTACGTCCTCGCCCACGCTTACCTGCGTGACGATCACGTGCTCGACCCGGTGCTACCGCCCGAAATCCCGCTTCCCGCCATCGCCGAAGTCCAGCAGGCGCTGGCAGGCGCAGCGGAAGAGGTGTCGGGCGAACACGGCAGTGACCTGAAGAAGCGCATGCGCACCGGCACCGTCGTCACCACCGACGATCGCAACTGGGAACTGCGCTACACCAGCTCGGCCCGCCGGCTCTCGCTCTCCCGTGCGGTCGGCATCGACATGGAAAGCGCCACCATCGCTGCCCAGGGATATCGCTTCCGCGTGCCCTACGGCACGCTGCTGTGCGTCTCGGACAAGCCGCTCCACGGCGAAATCAAGCTGCCCGGCCAGGCGAACAAGTTCTACGAGGAAGCCATCGCGGCCCACCTCCAGATCGGTGTCACCGCCTGCCGCCTGCTCCGCGAAGAAGGCCCGCGCCTCCACAGCCGCAAGCTGCGCGCTTTCAACGAGCCGCCCTTCCGGTAA
- a CDS encoding ATP-dependent zinc protease, whose product MSKSKDLSVVGWRELVHLPELGLHGVPAKIDTGARTSSLHGEVIEEFERDGEKFVRFAVDFGAQHVRQVCEAVHVDIRGITSSNGETQYRYVIKTPLRIGDLEFRAEISLANRADMRFPMLVGRSSLRRRFLVDSGYSWLQTPEMKTKKGHKP is encoded by the coding sequence GTGAGCAAGTCGAAGGACCTTTCTGTCGTCGGCTGGCGCGAGCTGGTCCATTTGCCGGAACTCGGCCTCCACGGCGTACCTGCCAAGATCGATACCGGCGCGCGCACGTCCTCGCTCCACGGCGAAGTGATCGAGGAATTCGAGCGTGACGGTGAGAAATTCGTCCGTTTCGCTGTCGATTTCGGCGCGCAGCACGTCCGCCAGGTGTGCGAAGCGGTCCACGTCGATATCCGCGGCATCACCAGTTCCAATGGCGAGACGCAATATCGCTATGTAATCAAGACGCCGTTGCGTATTGGCGATCTCGAGTTTCGTGCCGAAATCAGCCTAGCCAATCGCGCGGACATGAGATTCCCCATGCTGGTCGGCCGCTCTTCGCTGCGTCGCCGATTTCTCGTGGATTCAGGGTATTCCTGGCTCCAGACGCCCGAAATGAAGACCAAGAAAGGCCACAAGCCATGA
- the rpsR gene encoding 30S ribosomal protein S18: MARPFFRRRKSCPFAAKNAPKIDYKDVRLLQGFMSERGKIVPSRITAVSAKKQRELAKAIKRARQIGLLPYIVK, encoded by the coding sequence ATGGCCCGCCCGTTTTTCCGCCGCCGCAAGTCGTGCCCCTTCGCCGCCAAGAACGCGCCGAAGATCGACTACAAGGACGTCCGTCTGCTCCAGGGCTTCATGTCCGAGCGTGGCAAGATCGTCCCGTCCCGCATCACCGCCGTCAGCGCGAAGAAGCAGCGTGAGCTGGCCAAGGCCATCAAGCGCGCCCGCCAGATCGGCCTGCTGCCGTACATCGTGAAGTAA
- the rplI gene encoding 50S ribosomal protein L9 encodes MDIILLQRIEKLGTIGDVVTVKDGYARNYLLPQKKALRANEANKKVFEANRDRLEKENAERRTEAEKAGEKVDGVEITLIRASSNAGQLYGSVNVRDIVNGLAEKGHEIDKKQVIMGNPIKTIGMHDVRIDLHPEVSVTIKANVARSDDEAELQSQGVDVLAQMFEDEQREIEEQAEATRIEPNLEPGEIPADMLEGGDEENAEG; translated from the coding sequence ATGGATATCATTCTCCTTCAGCGCATCGAAAAGCTCGGCACGATCGGTGACGTCGTCACCGTGAAGGACGGCTACGCACGCAACTACCTGCTTCCGCAGAAGAAGGCCCTTCGCGCCAACGAGGCGAACAAGAAGGTCTTCGAAGCCAACCGCGATCGCCTGGAAAAGGAAAACGCCGAACGCCGCACCGAAGCCGAAAAGGCCGGTGAAAAGGTCGACGGTGTCGAAATCACCCTGATCCGCGCTTCGTCGAACGCCGGCCAGCTTTACGGCTCGGTCAACGTTCGCGACATCGTGAACGGCCTTGCCGAAAAGGGTCACGAGATCGACAAGAAGCAGGTCATCATGGGCAACCCGATCAAGACGATCGGCATGCATGACGTGCGCATCGACCTCCACCCAGAAGTTTCGGTCACCATCAAGGCCAACGTCGCCCGTTCGGACGACGAAGCCGAGCTGCAGAGCCAGGGCGTCGATGTCCTTGCGCAGATGTTCGAAGACGAACAGCGCGAGATCGAAGAGCAGGCCGAAGCAACCCGCATCGAACCCAACCTCGAGCCCGGCGAAATTCCCGCCGACATGCTCGAAGGTGGCGACGAAGAGAACGCCGAGGGCTGA
- a CDS encoding M2 family metallopeptidase, with protein sequence MKFAPVAVSAIAMSLAACTSAQAEPVASAPLAPVASEDPYPMTPAGAAAWVAMVEKDLFDFSVEFGRVSWINSTYIMHDSDALAAKYGAVATEKSVAYANKAAEYARVAGLDPEVARKLDILRNGIVMPAPVRDGAATELNEIATSLNSQYGKGKGTLNGKEISGSDIEAEMGNPERTPAELAEMWTSWHDNVGAPMRGDYLRMISIANEGSKELGFKDLGAMWRSNYDMDPDQFAAETERMWQEVKPLYMALHTYVRSKLNEKHGDAVQPATGPIRADLLGNMWAQEWGNIYPLVAPAGAGDIGYDLTDLIEKKGVDEVGMVRVGEDFFSSLGFKELPATFWERSQFVKPQDREVVCHASAWDIDNVDDLRIKMCIKKNADDFITIHHELGHNYYQRAYNQQDYLHLNGANDGFHEAIGDMVALSITPEYLVQIDMLDPKDVPSADKDIGLLLRQAMDKVAFLPFGLMVDRYRWGLFDGSIPADKLNAGWTDLRLQYQGITPPVARDESKFDAGAKYHIPGNVPYTRYFLARILQFQFYKAACDQAGWEGPLHRCSFYGNEEVGKNLNAMLEMGASKPWPDALEAFTGERQMSGKAMVEYFAPLMAWLEEQNKGKPQGW encoded by the coding sequence ATGAAATTCGCCCCCGTCGCCGTATCCGCCATCGCCATGTCGCTGGCCGCCTGCACCAGTGCGCAGGCCGAACCCGTCGCCAGCGCGCCGCTCGCGCCCGTCGCCTCGGAAGACCCCTATCCGATGACGCCGGCCGGTGCCGCCGCGTGGGTCGCCATGGTGGAGAAGGACCTGTTCGACTTCTCGGTAGAATTCGGCCGCGTATCATGGATCAACTCTACCTACATCATGCATGACAGCGATGCGCTGGCTGCCAAGTACGGCGCGGTCGCGACGGAAAAGTCGGTCGCCTATGCCAACAAGGCGGCGGAATATGCCCGCGTGGCCGGCCTCGATCCCGAAGTCGCCCGCAAGCTCGACATCCTGCGCAACGGCATCGTGATGCCTGCCCCGGTGCGTGACGGCGCGGCCACCGAACTCAACGAAATCGCCACCAGCCTCAACAGCCAGTACGGCAAGGGCAAGGGCACGCTGAACGGCAAGGAAATCAGCGGTTCGGATATCGAGGCCGAGATGGGCAATCCCGAGCGGACGCCCGCTGAACTGGCCGAGATGTGGACCAGCTGGCACGACAATGTCGGCGCCCCGATGCGCGGCGATTACCTGCGCATGATCTCCATCGCCAACGAAGGTTCGAAGGAGCTGGGCTTCAAGGACCTCGGCGCCATGTGGCGTTCGAACTACGACATGGACCCTGACCAGTTCGCCGCCGAGACCGAGCGGATGTGGCAGGAAGTGAAGCCGCTATACATGGCGCTCCACACCTATGTCCGGTCGAAGCTGAACGAGAAGCACGGGGATGCGGTGCAGCCCGCCACCGGCCCGATCCGTGCCGACCTGCTCGGCAATATGTGGGCGCAGGAATGGGGCAATATCTACCCGCTGGTTGCGCCCGCCGGGGCGGGTGACATCGGTTACGACCTCACCGATTTGATCGAGAAGAAGGGCGTGGACGAAGTCGGCATGGTCCGCGTGGGCGAAGATTTCTTCTCCTCGCTCGGCTTCAAGGAATTGCCCGCAACCTTCTGGGAACGCAGCCAGTTCGTGAAGCCGCAGGACCGTGAAGTCGTCTGCCATGCCAGCGCCTGGGACATCGACAATGTCGACGACCTGCGCATCAAGATGTGCATCAAGAAGAACGCCGACGACTTCATCACCATCCACCACGAGCTGGGCCACAACTACTACCAGCGTGCCTACAACCAGCAGGACTACCTGCACCTCAACGGCGCGAACGACGGCTTCCACGAAGCCATCGGCGACATGGTAGCGCTGTCGATCACGCCCGAATATCTCGTCCAGATCGACATGCTCGATCCCAAGGACGTGCCGAGTGCAGACAAGGATATCGGCCTGCTGCTGCGCCAGGCGATGGACAAGGTGGCCTTCCTGCCGTTCGGCCTGATGGTCGATCGTTATCGCTGGGGCCTGTTCGACGGCTCGATCCCGGCGGACAAGCTCAATGCCGGCTGGACGGACCTGCGCCTCCAGTACCAGGGCATCACGCCGCCCGTCGCGCGTGACGAGAGCAAGTTCGATGCGGGCGCCAAGTACCACATCCCCGGCAACGTGCCTTACACGCGCTATTTCCTCGCACGGATCCTGCAGTTCCAGTTCTACAAGGCTGCTTGCGACCAGGCGGGCTGGGAAGGGCCGCTGCACCGCTGTTCGTTCTACGGCAACGAGGAGGTCGGCAAGAACCTCAACGCCATGCTCGAAATGGGCGCCAGCAAGCCGTGGCCCGACGCGCTCGAAGCCTTCACCGGCGAACGCCAGATGAGCGGCAAGGCGATGGTCGAATACTTCGCGCCGCTGATGGCGTGGCTGGAAGAACAGAACAAGGGCAAGCCGCAGGGGTGGTAA